A stretch of the Octopus bimaculoides isolate UCB-OBI-ISO-001 chromosome 8, ASM119413v2, whole genome shotgun sequence genome encodes the following:
- the LOC106875632 gene encoding zinc finger protein 420 — MEDISELNTANITVCNNVDSITQTISGEKPLASGTFNEKTSVNRNISDYCCAICKKAFSSEHEVFTHKEIHNKEKPYHCEACGKSFAYNSNLISHKRMHTGEKPYHCEICGKYFVSNSNLTSHKRIHTGEKPYSCEVCGKSFVNNSDLNRHKKIHTGEKPCRCEICGKSFITNSKLTAHIRVHTGEKLFHCEICGKFFTQNSNLVIHKRRHTGEKPFHCEICGKSFITNGLLKTHKQIHSGKNPFHCGICGKSFVDNNYLTSHKRIHSGEKPFHCDICGKSFCVNSGLIVHKRIHTGEKPYHCEICGKSFIENSKLTIHIRRHTGEKPFHCEICEESFVSNSKLTVHQRIHTGEQPYCCEICGKSFVNNSDLNRHRRIHSGEKPFHCEICGKSFINNSHLVIHKRSHTGEKPYQCEICGKSFVDNSYLTSHKRIHTGEKPFNCEMCGKSFVSNSYLTSHKRTHTGEKPFYCEMCGKSFITNGLLKTHKMIHTGEKPFHCDICGKSFITNGHLAAHKRIHTGEKPFQCEICGKSFVNNSNLIIHIRCHTGEKPFRCELCEKSFISNDYLKRHKQKHIGRNLINCET; from the coding sequence ATGGAGGACATTAGTGAGTTGAACACTGCTAACATAACTGTTTGTAACAATGTAGACTCAATTACACAGACAATCAGTGGTGAGAAACCTTTAGCAAGTGGAACATTTAATGAAAAGACATcagtaaatagaaatatttctgatTATTGCTGTGCGATTTGTAAGAAAGCATTCTCTTCAGAACATGAAGTGTTCActcacaaagaaatacacaataaGGAAAAGCCCTATCATTGTGAAGCTTGTGGCAAGTCTTTTGCATATAACAGCAATTTAATAAGTCATAAAAGAAtgcatactggagaaaaaccctatcactgtgaaatatgtgggaaatattTTGTATCTAACAGTAATTTAACAAgtcacaaaagaatacatactggagaaaaaccttactCCTGTGAAGTGtgtgggaaatcttttgttaATAATAGTGATTTGAACAGGCACAAAAagatacacactggagaaaaaccatgtcgctgtgaaatatgtggaaaatcatttatCACAAACAGTAAGTTAACAGCACACATAAGagtacacactggagaaaaattgtttcactgtgaaatatgtggaaaattttTCACTCAAAATTCAAATCTTGTCATCCACAAGCGTAggcacacaggagaaaaacccttccattgtgaaatatgtgggaaatcattTATCACTAATGGTCTCttaaaaacacataaacaaatacacagtgGAAAAAACCCATTTCACTGTGGaatttgtgggaaatcttttgttgataataattatttaacaagTCACAAAAGAATACActctggagaaaaaccattccattgtgatatatgtgggaAATCCTTCTGTGTTAATTCTGGTCTTATTGTTCACAAGAgaattcacactggagaaaaaccctatcactgtgaaatatgtgggaaatctttcatTGAGAATTCTAAGCTTACAATCCATATACGTAgacatactggggaaaaacctttccactgtgaaatttgtgaGGAATCTTTTGTCTCTAACTCTAAGCTTACAGTTCACCAACGTATACACACTGGGGAACAACCATAttgctgtgaaatatgtgggaaatcttttgtgAATAATAGTGATTTAAACAGACATAGAAGAATTCACAGtggagaaaaacccttccactgtgaaatctgtgggaaATCTTTCATTAATAATTCTCATCTTGTTATCCacaaacgtagtcacactggagaaaaaccttatcagtgtgaaatatgtggtaaatCTTTTGTTGATAATAGTTACTTAACAAGTCACAAAAGgatacacactggagagaaacccttCAACTGTGAAATGTGTGGAAAATCTTTTGTCTCTAATAGTTATTTGACAAGTCACAAAAGaacacacactggagagaaaccattctaCTGTGAAATGTGTGGAAAATCATTCATTACTAATGGACTCttaaaaacacataaaatgatccacactggagagaaaccattccactgtgatatatgtggtaaatctttTATCACTAATGGTCATTTAGCAGCACACAaaagaatccacactggagagaaaccatttcagtgtgaaatatgtgggaaatcctTTGTTAATAATTCAAATCTTATTATCCACATACGttgtcacactggagaaaaaccatttcgcTGTGAACTATGTGAGAAATCATTTATCTCTAACGATTatttaaaaagacacaaacaaaaacacattggAAGGAATCTTATTAACTGTGAAACTTAA